From a single Myxocyprinus asiaticus isolate MX2 ecotype Aquarium Trade chromosome 33, UBuf_Myxa_2, whole genome shotgun sequence genomic region:
- the LOC127423863 gene encoding uncharacterized protein LOC127423863, which yields MENVTAMCISYVLYALILAQIRCTLSVVLMVMSEGRRQRNLLLDCSNYTSSALLHIASSVLPQSSRSCWMRVRSRDWWERVVLKEFTDCEWKDNFRMTRRSFNKLCVLMEGVLSPQDVTVRAPVPLQMRVAIVLYKLASCAEYRVVANQFGVHKSTVKKFVYLFCKGMVSSVIHDFIKVPTEEEACAIALRFEQKHHIPQIMGCIDRTHIPVLPPSDGYRDFVNCEGWPSYVLQAVVDDMYRFWNINCKLPGSAHDVDVLRQSSLFAQAHILPKNPREIHGTPVRLFLLGDPAYPLMDWLIKGYTHSPQITPEQESFNFYLSSARTTVQRAFGRLKSRWRVLMKRTDVHYTFTPHVIATCCALHNFCENEKENINPTWMEEATALESELPQPGVRPYNAVECHGGQAVRSALTEYMREHFPLHTPTI from the exons atggaaaacgtTACAGCCATGTGCATTTCTTACGTTCTTTACGCGCTGATTTTGGCGCAGATCAGATGTACGTTATCCGTTGTGCTGATGGTGATGTCCGAAGGCAGGAGACAGCGCAATTTGCTCCTGGATTGTTCTAATTACACGAGCTCCGCTTTACTTCACATTGCGTCTTCAGTTCTTCCACAAAGCTCTCGGTCATGTTGGATGCGGGTCCGGAGCAGAGACTGGTGGGAAAGAGTCGTTTTAAAAGAATTCACTGATTGTGAATGGAAGGATAATTTTAGGATGACCCGCAGGTCATTCAACAAGTTATGTGTATTGATGGAAGGAGTGTTAAGCCCCCAGGACGTGACTGTTCGAGCACCTGTCCCGTTACAGATGAGGGTAGCGATCGTTCTGTACAAACTTGCCAGCTGTGCAGAGTACAGAGTTGTTGCTAACCAGTTTGGGGTCCACAAATCCACCGTGAAGAAGTTTGTGTATTTATTCTGCAAGGGAATGGTGTCTTCGGTTATACACGACTTCATCAAAGTGCCTACTGAAGAGGAAGCTTGCGCAATCGCACTTCGGTTTGAACAAAAGCACCACATTCCTCAGATTATGGGATGTATTGACAGGACTCATATTCCAGTATTGCCGCCAAGCGACGGGTACAGAGATTTCGTGAACTGCGAAGGATGGCCCTCTTATGTGCTTCAAGCAGTAGTGGACGACATGTACCG GTTTTGGAACATCAATTGCAAATTGCCGGGGAGTGCACATGATGTCGATGTGCTCAGGCAGTCGTCTCTGTTTGCCCAGGCACACATCTTACCAAAG AATCCCAGAGAAATCCATGGAACCCCTGTCAGACTCTTCCTGCTCGGAGATCCAGCTTACCCACTTATGGACTGGCTCATTAAGGGTTACACTCACTCTCCACAAATAACTCCTGAACAGGAGTCCTTTAATTTTTACTTGAGTTCTGCCAGGACTACAGTACAACGAGCTTTTGGAAGGCTGAAGTCACGCTGGCGAGTGTTAATGAAGAGAACGGATGTCCACTACACATTCACACCCCATGTAATTGCCACTTGTTGTGCGTTACACAATTTCTGTGAAAATGAGAAAGAGAACATTAATCCGACCTGGATGGAGGAAGCGACTGCGTTGGAAAGTGAGCTACCACAGCCAGGTGTTCGTCCCTATAATGCAGTGGAGTGTCATGGTGGTCAGGCGGTTAGGTCCGCGCTAACGGAGTATATGAGGGAACACTTTCCTCTGCACACACCAACAATATAG